The Virgibacillus sp. MSP4-1 genome has a segment encoding these proteins:
- a CDS encoding YgzB family protein: MAELKYKSKINKIRGFALGLIFAGMILMYIGLYFKETEWLMVTFMILGVIGIVLSTVVYFWIGMLSTRAVPVTCPSCEKQTKMLGRVDACMFCKQPLTLDKNLEGKEFDERYNSKKYQEEVTHSEGE; this comes from the coding sequence ATGGCTGAACTTAAATATAAAAGTAAAATTAACAAAATCCGCGGATTCGCCCTTGGATTAATTTTTGCCGGCATGATTTTAATGTACATAGGTCTTTATTTTAAGGAGACCGAATGGCTTATGGTTACCTTTATGATTTTAGGTGTCATCGGCATTGTTTTAAGTACGGTTGTTTACTTCTGGATAGGCATGCTGTCTACGAGGGCCGTCCCTGTTACTTGTCCATCCTGTGAGAAACAGACGAAAATGCTCGGACGGGTTGATGCCTGTATGTTCTGTAAGCAGCCTTTAACATTGGACAAGAATCTCGAAGGAAAAGAGTTTGATGAGCGCTACAACTCAAAAAAATACCAGGAGGAAGTCACGCATAGCGAAGGCGAATGA
- a CDS encoding D-2-hydroxyacid dehydrogenase: MEILTTCRIKRSIQDRLLHSYPSLTFRFCEDIREAESYLPKADILITYGEDLTEDHIYKAENLKWIMVISAGVDKMPFKAIQEKSVLVTNVKGIHGIPMSEYAFSMLLQVSRQAKVLHENEQKHHWDRTVHMTEMYGQTMLVAGTGAIGQEVARLAKAFQMKTIGLSKSGRPADYFDETGTMDQLLDKVAEADYIVSVLPSTEGTKHIYQTPHFQAMKREAIFLNMGRGDAVKEDDLVKALNQKELRHAVLDVFEQEPLPENHPFWDMENVTVTPHISGLSRYYQPRSFKIFEANLEKYLNDQNDYINVIDPERGY, from the coding sequence ATGGAGATCCTGACAACATGTCGCATAAAACGCAGCATACAAGACAGGTTATTGCATTCATACCCATCTCTTACATTTCGGTTTTGTGAAGATATAAGAGAAGCAGAGAGCTATTTACCCAAGGCTGATATTTTAATTACATATGGTGAGGATTTAACCGAAGATCATATTTATAAAGCAGAAAATCTGAAATGGATTATGGTTATATCCGCTGGCGTTGATAAAATGCCGTTTAAAGCCATTCAAGAAAAGTCTGTACTTGTAACCAATGTCAAAGGAATTCATGGCATTCCGATGTCTGAATATGCTTTTTCTATGCTTTTGCAGGTTTCGAGGCAGGCGAAGGTACTGCATGAAAATGAGCAGAAGCATCACTGGGATCGCACGGTACATATGACGGAAATGTATGGGCAGACCATGCTTGTGGCTGGGACAGGAGCGATTGGCCAGGAGGTAGCACGTCTGGCGAAAGCCTTTCAAATGAAAACCATTGGCCTGTCCAAGAGTGGCCGGCCAGCGGATTATTTTGATGAAACCGGAACTATGGATCAGCTCCTGGATAAGGTGGCTGAAGCGGATTACATTGTATCCGTTCTTCCAAGCACAGAAGGAACGAAGCATATTTATCAAACCCCTCACTTTCAGGCAATGAAAAGGGAAGCCATTTTTCTCAATATGGGGCGAGGGGATGCGGTTAAAGAAGACGATTTAGTCAAGGCATTAAATCAGAAGGAGCTTCGTCACGCCGTACTGGATGTGTTTGAGCAGGAGCCGCTGCCGGAAAATCATCCGTTTTGGGATATGGAAAATGTAACGGTCACACCGCACATTTCAGGGCTTTCCCGGTATTATCAACCAAGATCCTTTAAAATTTTTGAAGCAAACCTTGAGAAATACTTAAATGATCAAAACGACTATATAAACGTCATCGATCCTGAACGGGGGTATTAA
- the perR gene encoding peroxide-responsive transcriptional repressor PerR, whose protein sequence is MTVSDQLQEALDILRDSGVRITPQRHAVLEFLIQAEIHPTADDIYKALESKFPNMSVATVYNNLRVFREIGLVRELTYGDSSSRFDCNTSDHYHIICDQCGKIVDFHYPRLDEVESIAEQITGFDISHHRMEVYGTCDECKHVAKASN, encoded by the coding sequence ATGACGGTGTCAGATCAACTCCAAGAGGCACTGGATATTTTAAGAGATTCTGGCGTTCGGATTACCCCACAACGTCATGCAGTGTTGGAATTCCTGATTCAAGCGGAGATACATCCGACAGCTGATGACATTTATAAGGCACTGGAAAGTAAATTTCCGAATATGAGCGTGGCTACGGTTTATAACAATCTGCGTGTGTTCCGCGAAATCGGTCTGGTCCGTGAGCTGACGTACGGGGATTCCTCCAGTCGTTTTGATTGTAACACCTCAGATCACTATCACATTATTTGTGACCAGTGCGGAAAAATTGTGGATTTTCATTATCCGCGTTTAGACGAAGTGGAATCTATTGCTGAACAAATTACCGGGTTTGATATAAGTCATCATCGGATGGAAGTGTATGGGACCTGCGATGAATGTAAGCATGTCGCCAAAGCCAGTAACTAA
- a CDS encoding MFS transporter: MITVFQNKNFFKLFSGRMATNAGDSIYYVAAMWLVYELGGSAFYTGLAGFLTLIPQVLQFLTGPVIDRISIRKLLTFSQGLQAFMILSIPIAHSLGVLNVTIVLIVMPVISLLNQIAYPATSALIPVILPKEQLTKGNSLMSFAYQGVDMVFNAVTGLLITFFGAITLFWTDSVIFFLAALLYWRMTIGKEKNVAKEPAQEFSLKRETRQYMKDLKAGFQLVLGSAIVKLFGENIVANFALGAMMAILPAYADFRGGSEVYGALLAAFSAGVLVGSLCAPLFEKIPVGKITMISFLLGAGFWISSVFMPINWISVLLFGICSIPIGLTNVLFYTILQGCVPRKFLARVFSVIASISTSAMPLGSLAGGALGSLFPSNMVFLGAGFSFLFISLYIALVPVLRNLPSVKNATMEDFKFNQEILNGETVSS, encoded by the coding sequence ATGATCACAGTTTTTCAGAATAAAAATTTTTTCAAGCTGTTCAGCGGACGGATGGCCACCAATGCCGGTGATAGCATTTATTATGTAGCAGCGATGTGGCTGGTGTATGAATTAGGAGGATCTGCTTTTTATACGGGACTTGCCGGATTCCTGACACTCATTCCACAGGTGCTGCAATTTTTGACCGGTCCTGTTATTGATCGAATCTCCATCCGGAAACTGCTGACCTTTTCACAGGGACTGCAGGCCTTTATGATTCTTTCTATTCCTATTGCCCATAGTCTTGGCGTATTAAATGTAACGATTGTATTAATTGTTATGCCTGTTATTTCACTATTAAATCAAATCGCTTATCCAGCTACTTCCGCATTAATTCCTGTAATTTTGCCCAAGGAACAGCTGACAAAGGGAAATTCTCTTATGTCCTTTGCTTATCAGGGGGTTGATATGGTTTTTAACGCTGTTACAGGGCTGCTAATCACCTTTTTTGGTGCCATCACCCTCTTTTGGACGGATTCTGTTATCTTTTTCTTAGCAGCTCTTCTTTATTGGAGAATGACAATCGGGAAAGAAAAAAATGTAGCAAAAGAACCGGCACAAGAGTTCTCACTCAAACGTGAAACCCGTCAATATATGAAGGATTTAAAAGCAGGATTTCAGCTGGTTCTGGGTTCTGCTATTGTAAAATTATTCGGGGAAAATATTGTCGCCAATTTTGCATTGGGAGCGATGATGGCAATCCTTCCAGCCTATGCGGATTTTCGCGGGGGATCCGAAGTATACGGAGCTCTGTTAGCTGCATTTTCCGCGGGAGTTCTTGTCGGGTCTTTATGTGCCCCTTTATTTGAAAAAATACCTGTCGGAAAAATTACGATGATCAGCTTCCTCCTTGGAGCAGGTTTCTGGATCAGTTCGGTGTTCATGCCGATAAATTGGATAAGTGTTCTCCTGTTTGGTATATGTTCGATTCCTATAGGGTTAACGAACGTCCTGTTTTATACCATTTTACAGGGCTGTGTTCCCCGAAAGTTTCTGGCACGGGTCTTTTCCGTAATCGCCAGCATCAGCACGTCCGCAATGCCTCTTGGTTCACTGGCAGGTGGTGCACTGGGAAGCCTTTTTCCGAGCAATATGGTATTTTTAGGGGCGGGATTCAGTTTCCTTTTTATCTCTCTGTATATTGCACTGGTTCCTGTGCTGAGAAACCTGCCGTCGGTTAAAAATGCCACGATGGAGGATTTTAAATTTAATCAGGAGATTCTGAATGGGGAGACGGTCTCTTCTTGA
- a CDS encoding nucleotidyltransferase-like protein, which translates to MEDFLRPIYQERASQPNTLGIVMVEKEKPVSPITDNFDIILLIVVRESETPWFVKHYEFEDRRAAMHIVEESQLQDWIDTSGYRKVLEWLLAGKIVYDRNEYIVNLKEILREFPDEKRNLRKVIEFAKLIRSYRECRSLYETKQYLDSFSQMVRSLHYLARLAVIEKGLHPEVTVWKQVKQIEPEIYKLYEELIESNEPMEKRVELMLLASEFMINSRAKNCSKYLLDVMVTQDTWSIGELKNHPDVKPYALDLSALLAYLVERDIVQVVKTETKGKNIYHRKYRV; encoded by the coding sequence ATGGAAGATTTTTTGAGACCTATATATCAGGAGAGGGCAAGTCAGCCGAATACATTGGGAATTGTTATGGTCGAGAAGGAAAAACCGGTCAGTCCAATAACCGATAATTTTGATATCATATTACTTATTGTCGTGCGGGAATCGGAAACACCCTGGTTCGTCAAACATTACGAATTTGAAGATCGACGCGCTGCGATGCATATTGTAGAAGAAAGCCAGTTGCAGGACTGGATTGATACAAGTGGATATCGAAAGGTTCTTGAATGGCTCTTAGCTGGAAAAATTGTCTATGACCGGAATGAGTATATCGTTAATTTAAAGGAAATCCTCCGTGAATTTCCTGACGAAAAGCGTAATCTTAGAAAAGTGATTGAATTTGCCAAGTTAATCCGTTCTTATCGTGAATGCCGCTCTTTATATGAAACAAAGCAATACCTTGATTCATTTAGTCAAATGGTTCGATCTCTTCATTATTTAGCGAGATTGGCTGTGATAGAAAAGGGACTTCATCCTGAGGTAACTGTCTGGAAACAGGTGAAGCAGATTGAACCGGAAATCTATAAACTGTATGAGGAGTTAATAGAAAGTAATGAACCGATGGAAAAAAGAGTGGAGCTTATGCTGCTGGCAAGTGAGTTTATGATCAACTCCAGGGCGAAAAATTGTTCCAAGTACTTATTGGATGTCATGGTTACTCAGGATACCTGGTCCATAGGAGAGCTGAAAAATCATCCTGATGTAAAACCGTATGCTCTGGATTTAAGTGCCTTGCTGGCTTATCTTGTGGAAAGGGATATTGTGCAGGTTGTCAAAACAGAAACCAAGGGGAAAAATATCTACCATCGTAAATATCGAGTATAA
- a CDS encoding DUF771 domain-containing protein: MEQSIKIQAVIPIPEDQILIEKVELERLKSLELQGRYWSMQDLEERINKKREWIKENILYKPKFKMILDVNNGGFVYYPEKKGQNWSFQANKMAHFLDKNFSEIFSS, encoded by the coding sequence ATGGAGCAAAGCATAAAAATACAAGCAGTTATCCCTATTCCAGAAGACCAAATACTAATTGAGAAGGTTGAACTTGAAAGGTTAAAATCACTTGAATTACAAGGTAGGTATTGGTCAATGCAAGATTTAGAAGAAAGGATAAATAAAAAAAGAGAATGGATTAAAGAGAACATTCTTTATAAACCTAAATTCAAAATGATCTTAGACGTTAATAATGGTGGATTTGTATATTATCCAGAAAAGAAAGGACAGAATTGGAGTTTTCAAGCAAATAAAATGGCTCATTTTTTAGATAAAAACTTTTCAGAAATATTCTCCTCATAA
- a CDS encoding winged helix-turn-helix domain-containing protein has translation MEQFKIINEYEQLKILGDPFRSKLIMRLIEKPYTGQQLSEVFDLSRARVHYHLRELEKNGFIKIIKKEEKNGIIQKFYQSVAKGFVLSNELLPHSKEISDATRQIMFETLDRTKTRILAAPDDAFKNETDETNPANWKFMSTQWELKTTEEKFKKWAKKYREIMYELDEMSKEDENNPDARPYYFLSMAFQLEEGFFKQSGYQQEKDEDEK, from the coding sequence ATGGAGCAATTTAAAATCATCAATGAATACGAACAGCTGAAAATCTTAGGAGATCCGTTTCGCTCCAAATTAATTATGAGACTTATTGAAAAGCCTTACACCGGACAGCAGTTATCTGAGGTCTTTGATTTGAGTCGGGCAAGAGTCCACTACCATTTGCGGGAACTGGAGAAAAACGGTTTTATTAAAATCATTAAAAAGGAAGAAAAGAACGGCATCATCCAGAAGTTTTACCAATCTGTGGCTAAAGGATTTGTATTAAGCAATGAGCTCCTCCCTCATTCGAAGGAAATCAGTGATGCTACCCGTCAGATTATGTTTGAAACGCTGGATCGTACGAAAACACGAATCTTAGCTGCGCCGGATGATGCCTTTAAGAATGAGACGGATGAAACCAATCCTGCCAATTGGAAGTTCATGTCCACTCAATGGGAGTTGAAAACAACTGAGGAGAAGTTTAAAAAGTGGGCAAAAAAGTATCGGGAAATTATGTATGAATTAGATGAAATGTCTAAGGAAGATGAAAATAATCCCGACGCCAGGCCCTATTACTTTTTGAGCATGGCCTTTCAGTTGGAGGAAGGATTCTTCAAACAGTCGGGCTACCAGCAGGAAAAGGATGAGGATGAAAAATAG
- a CDS encoding site-specific integrase, translated as MASITKRGKTYQYTVSNMENGKSKPIRKGGFRTKKEAQIAAAEIEASLAKGLVPVLKKVPFNEYFEKWIQLYKEPKVTLVTLEHYKYSLKAVNEYFQYKAIQDIKRQDYQMFLNWLGKDKAKETVAKISGHIKACVKDAIEEQIIQIDFTRKTELTWTVQSKKSTEKHLSYVESERLLQSIWNNLDKGLGYSMLLLAITSGMRYEELIGLTRQDFDFVNNTINVNKTWGYKKNSPKGFGPTKNEQSIRTIKMDDKTMIHFKDLFKITPTNLDQLVFYSPSSKYKVISNTNANKLLRNLLDELNLTSITVHGLRHTHGSILLYKKASIHYVSERLGHGDIETTLKVYTHVLKELRIEDEKLSTKTFAQMIV; from the coding sequence ATGGCAAGCATAACAAAAAGAGGTAAAACCTACCAATACACAGTTAGTAATATGGAAAATGGCAAATCAAAACCTATTAGAAAAGGAGGGTTTAGGACTAAAAAAGAAGCTCAAATTGCGGCCGCTGAAATTGAAGCATCTTTAGCCAAAGGATTAGTTCCCGTACTAAAAAAAGTACCTTTCAATGAATACTTTGAAAAATGGATTCAACTTTACAAAGAACCAAAAGTTACACTCGTAACATTAGAACATTATAAGTATTCATTGAAGGCGGTTAATGAATACTTTCAATACAAAGCTATTCAGGATATCAAAAGACAAGACTACCAGATGTTTTTGAATTGGCTTGGTAAAGATAAAGCAAAAGAAACAGTTGCTAAAATCAGTGGTCATATCAAAGCATGTGTGAAAGATGCAATTGAGGAGCAAATTATACAGATTGATTTTACCAGAAAAACAGAACTCACTTGGACAGTACAATCCAAAAAATCTACTGAAAAACATTTGAGCTATGTAGAAAGTGAGCGACTATTGCAAAGCATATGGAATAATCTCGATAAGGGATTAGGATATTCAATGTTACTATTAGCAATTACTTCGGGAATGCGTTATGAGGAACTAATTGGACTAACAAGACAAGACTTTGACTTTGTAAACAACACCATTAACGTAAACAAAACATGGGGATACAAGAAAAACTCTCCTAAAGGTTTTGGCCCAACTAAAAACGAACAATCGATTCGTACAATTAAGATGGATGACAAAACAATGATTCATTTCAAAGATTTATTCAAAATAACACCAACAAATCTTGATCAATTGGTATTTTATAGTCCATCCTCAAAATACAAAGTCATCAGCAATACAAATGCCAATAAGTTATTGAGAAATTTACTGGATGAATTAAATCTTACTTCTATAACTGTTCATGGATTAAGACATACGCATGGAAGTATATTGTTATATAAAAAGGCTTCTATTCATTATGTAAGTGAACGTTTAGGTCATGGAGATATAGAAACAACATTGAAGGTCTATACCCATGTATTAAAAGAGTTACGTATAGAAGATGAAAAACTATCCACGAAAACTTTTGCACAGATGATTGTGTAA
- a CDS encoding cob(I)yrinic acid a,c-diamide adenosyltransferase: MRIYTRSGDKGTTSLIYGKRVEKNHARVEAYGTCDEANSMIGLALSYLNGENWEGQEEFMSFMQRVQTILFHVGAELATPEGKEVTWKLKQEHIDELEQEIDVLDQHLTPLKNFILPSGHQASATLHVARTVTRRAERKAVAIDSDQHSLAISYLNRLSDFLFVAARYVNEKCGGTETPLKTDV, encoded by the coding sequence TTGAGAATTTATACAAGATCTGGGGATAAAGGAACTACATCCCTCATATATGGTAAAAGAGTCGAAAAAAATCACGCCCGGGTGGAGGCCTATGGTACTTGTGATGAAGCCAATTCCATGATTGGTCTTGCATTAAGCTATTTGAACGGGGAAAACTGGGAAGGACAGGAGGAATTTATGTCCTTTATGCAGCGGGTGCAGACGATTCTGTTTCATGTAGGCGCTGAGCTGGCGACTCCGGAAGGCAAAGAAGTAACCTGGAAATTAAAGCAGGAGCATATAGATGAACTGGAACAGGAAATCGATGTACTCGATCAGCATTTAACGCCTCTTAAAAATTTCATTCTTCCGTCCGGACACCAGGCATCAGCGACTTTACACGTAGCAAGAACTGTAACGAGAAGAGCAGAACGTAAGGCAGTAGCCATTGACTCAGATCAGCACAGCCTTGCTATATCCTACTTAAATCGTCTTTCCGATTTTCTGTTTGTAGCAGCCCGATATGTAAATGAGAAGTGTGGAGGAACCGAAACCCCATTAAAAACCGACGTATGA
- a CDS encoding AEC family transporter, with product MNIIINAVIPIFAIIFCGYLAGRFRFVSVSGAQALNDFVYYFALPALLYYSLSTTPIEQITNWPFISLNVIVAITCFFTAAVLARVLFQRKLPDISIYGMAASYGNTGFLGIPFVVAAFGQEAAVPAAIATFTFDIIIITFVVMSFEISASVRNKKSSYISLPFNIAKAVFQNPINASLLLGITASLLQLPIPGFIHVFTDTLGAAAGPTALFALGLGLLRERQDVRVEPSTKKEMGVLIGLKLLYMPLVMGILILFVFTIENELWATVAILLSALPIGALLNVFADKYRVMSDWAPIMILLSTLISILTLSGVLIVMENV from the coding sequence GTGAATATTATCATTAATGCAGTCATCCCGATTTTTGCTATTATTTTTTGCGGTTATCTTGCCGGACGTTTTCGCTTCGTTTCCGTTTCAGGCGCTCAGGCCTTAAATGATTTTGTCTATTATTTTGCCTTGCCCGCCCTTTTATATTATTCTCTATCAACCACTCCGATTGAGCAGATTACCAATTGGCCGTTTATTAGTCTGAACGTCATCGTAGCGATCACTTGCTTTTTTACGGCAGCTGTTTTGGCCCGCGTATTATTTCAGCGGAAGCTTCCGGATATATCGATATACGGAATGGCTGCATCATACGGCAATACCGGCTTCCTGGGGATTCCATTTGTGGTAGCTGCTTTTGGGCAGGAAGCAGCTGTGCCGGCCGCAATCGCAACGTTTACATTCGATATCATCATCATTACCTTTGTTGTTATGTCCTTTGAAATCAGTGCTTCGGTGAGAAATAAAAAGAGTTCGTACATATCCTTGCCCTTTAACATTGCTAAGGCCGTTTTCCAAAATCCAATTAACGCTTCCTTATTATTAGGGATTACTGCCTCTCTTTTACAGCTTCCGATTCCCGGTTTCATTCATGTCTTCACAGATACATTAGGGGCTGCCGCAGGACCAACTGCGCTATTTGCATTAGGACTAGGATTATTAAGAGAGAGGCAGGATGTCCGAGTGGAGCCGTCCACCAAAAAGGAAATGGGTGTTCTTATCGGTTTGAAATTACTATATATGCCGCTCGTAATGGGCATACTCATTCTTTTCGTTTTTACGATCGAAAATGAACTATGGGCTACCGTAGCGATTCTTTTATCTGCCTTGCCGATTGGGGCCCTGCTTAACGTTTTTGCAGATAAATACCGGGTCATGTCGGATTGGGCACCGATTATGATTCTTCTTTCCACCTTAATTTCTATACTTACGTTGTCAGGGGTACTCATTGTTATGGAAAATGTATAG